GGAATTTCCCTGCATATCCTCGGCCCACTGCAAAGCAACAAGGTCCGTCAGGCCATGGAACTGGCCGAGGTCATCCATTCCGTCGATCGCCCCAAGATTGCCCAGACCATCGCGCGTATCGCGGACGAGATCGGCACCTGTCCGGAGCTTTTCCTGCAGATCAATACCGGCGAGGAACCGCAGAAAGCGGGCGTTCTGCCAGCCGAAGCCGATGCCTTCGTCGCCGAATGCCGCGACCTGTCCCTGCCGGTGAAGGGGTTGATGTGCATTCCCCCTGCCGACGAAGAAGCCAGCCTGCATTTCGCCCTTCTGGCAAAGATCGCCGCCCGCAACGGGCTTGCCGGGCTTTCGATGGGCATGTCGGGGGATTTCGAAAAGGCCGTGTCCTTCGGCGCGACCCATGTCCGCGTCGGCTCGGCCATCTTTGGCGCGCGCGGTTAGGCCGGGCGGGGCGCGACCTCGATCACGTCACCGGGGCGCAAATGGCGGATCAGTCTGTGCAGATGATCGCGGCGCAGCGCGATGCAGCCTTCTGTCGGAAACCCCGGGCGACGCCATTGGTGCAGGAAAATCGCCGATCCGGCCCCCGGTCGGGCGTTCGGCCAGTTCCAGTCCAGCACTATGACCATGTCGTACAGTGGATCGGCACGGCGCAGTCTTTCGTGGCTCGCGGCGAAGGGCGCGCGACAATGCTGGTTATACGCCCCGTGATCTGGCGCGTCGCACCACAGGTCCGAAGGCCCGATCGGCCGCGCCCATGGAACTGGCCGGGCCAGACGATCGGGGCGATACCAAAGCTGGGCCACCCGGTGTCGTCCAACCGGCGTCGCCCCGTCCCCTTCGCATTTGTCCGGATGGATCCCGCCGCGCCCGATACTGCAGGGCAGTGTCACGCATCCGGTACGCAGGCCCATCGGTGTCAGGCGCAGCCTCATAGAAGGTGCCCGGATTTCTTGGCCTTGGTGGCAAGATAGGCCTTGTTGAAAGGATTTTCACCGACCTTCAGCGGGACCCGTTCGACAACCGCGACGCCTTCTTTTTCCATCATCGCGATCTTTGCCGGGTTGTTGGTCAGCAGCCGCACCTGACTGAAGCCCAGCCGTTGAAGCAATTCCGCGCCAAGGCGGAAATCGCGTTCGTCATCTTCGAAGCCAAGGCGATGGTTCGCCTCGACCGTGTCAAAGCCTTGATCTTGCAGGGAATAGGCCCGCATCTTGTTGGCCAGACCGATGCCGCGCCCTTCCTGATTGAGGTAAAGCAGGATGCCCGCGCCTTCCGATCCCATCTGGGTCAGGGCGCCATGTAGTTGGGGGCCGCAATCGCATTTCAGGCTGCCCAGAACATCGCCGGTGAAACAGGCCGAATGCAACCGCGCCAAAACGGGCTTGTCCCGCGCGGGGCGGCCAATCTCGACCGCATAATGTTCCTCACCGCCGTCTGCTGGGCGAAACACATGCAGGCGCCCGGCTTCGGACACCGCCAGGGGCAGGCGGGCCGAAACCACCGCATTCATCGGGCTGGCAAGGTCCAGTTGCGCCGCGGTATGCACGGCGGGCAGCAGGGTCAGGTTGTGATCACGGGCAAAACTGGCGGGATCCCCAAGCTCCGCCAGGATGGCGGCGGGCAGGATTCGGGCGGATTTCGCCAGCTTCAAAGCGATGCGATGCAGGTCGGCCGACCCGTCGCGCAGGGCGGTCAACGGGCCTTTCATCGGGTGGCGCAGATCATCTGCCGGATCGGCCAGCGCGCCGACCCATTCCGGTGTGGCCCCGGGTGGAACCGGCAGGCGGGCCAGGTCACCGTCATAAGGCCGCGCCTTAAGCGTCTCGGCCCGGCGCGCAGTGATCGCCAGCACCGGTTGGCCCGGCAAGGCCATGAGATCGCGCAACCGCGCGGGGCGCAGCGTTTCCGCAGCCAGCACCAACGCCCCGTGGCCGCCGCCTTGCAGCACCACTGGCAAGCCCATGCGCAGATCGGTGCGGGCGCGGGCAATAAGTTCGGCGACCTCGGGAAGAAGGCTCATGCGGTAATTCCGTTTCGGACCGGGATCGACCCGGTTCCGGGCAGGGCCGGACGGGTGCGGGTTTCAGGCGCCTACCAATAGCCGGATGGTGGGGGATTTGAAACAATTCCCGTTTCTCCAACACGAGAGCGTGAGAGCCTGTAGCAAAACTTGTCGTGGCGGCAAGGCAGGCGCATGTGCGCTTGACGGGCATAGGAGACCGGAAATATGGCGCAATTGAAAAAGATCCTGCTTGTCGATGATGATGACGACCTGCGCGAGGCGCTGAGCGAGCAGCTTGTCATGACCGAGGATTTCGATGTCTTCGAGGCCGGCAGTGGCAGCGATGCGATGCAGAAGGTGAAGGAGGGGCTGTTCGATCTGTTGATTCTGGACGTCGGTCTGCCAGATACCGACGGGCGCGAACTATGCCGGTTGATGCGCAAACAGGGGGTGAAAAGCCCGGTATTGATGCTGACGGGGCACGATACCGATGCGGATACGATCCTTGGGCTGGATTCTGGGGCGAATGACTACGTCACCAAGCCATTCAAGTTTCCGGTCCTGCTCGCTCGGATCCGGGCGCAATTGCGTCAGCATGAGCAAAGCGAGGACGCGGTGTTCCAGCTTGGCCCCTACAGCTTTCGCCCTGCAATGAAGCTGCTGGTCACGGAGGATGAGCGCAAGATCCGCCTGACCGAGAAAGAGACAAATATCCTGAAGTACCTTTACCGATCCGCCGATGGCGTGGTGGCCCGGGATGTCCTGCTGCACGAGGTATGGGGGTATAATGCGGGGGTCACGACCCATACGCTGGAAACCCATATCTATCGCCTGCGTCAGAAGATCGAGCCTGATCCATCCAACGCCCGCCTGCTTGTGACCGAGTCCGGAGGGTACCGTCTGGTCGCCTAGCGTATTCCCTGCTTTCCGTGGTCGTCGGAAAAATGTATGTTGATAGCATGTTCCTTGGAACAAAACCGAACATATCCGGGTTAGATATGTACCTCCCTGTTGGACTGCCCGGGCTTATGGCCCGGGCTTTTTTCTTTTCCTACAGTTGGTTAAGGTGAATTCCCGTAAAATTAAAACAGACTCTCCCATCTTCGGCAGGATTTGCGTCTCTTCGAGGTGACGCGAATCGGCGTCG
The Pseudooceanicola algae genome window above contains:
- a CDS encoding YggS family pyridoxal phosphate-dependent enzyme, which gives rise to MTTTSLETSPDQTPLDQIRSRIAAACAEAGRSPDDVTLIAVSKLQPEDRVRAVLKQGQRIFGENRVQEAAGKWPAYRDEFPGISLHILGPLQSNKVRQAMELAEVIHSVDRPKIAQTIARIADEIGTCPELFLQINTGEEPQKAGVLPAEADAFVAECRDLSLPVKGLMCIPPADEEASLHFALLAKIAARNGLAGLSMGMSGDFEKAVSFGATHVRVGSAIFGARG
- a CDS encoding L,D-transpeptidase family protein; the encoded protein is MRLRLTPMGLRTGCVTLPCSIGRGGIHPDKCEGDGATPVGRHRVAQLWYRPDRLARPVPWARPIGPSDLWCDAPDHGAYNQHCRAPFAASHERLRRADPLYDMVIVLDWNWPNARPGAGSAIFLHQWRRPGFPTEGCIALRRDHLHRLIRHLRPGDVIEVAPRPA
- the ribA gene encoding GTP cyclohydrolase II, with the protein product MSLLPEVAELIARARTDLRMGLPVVLQGGGHGALVLAAETLRPARLRDLMALPGQPVLAITARRAETLKARPYDGDLARLPVPPGATPEWVGALADPADDLRHPMKGPLTALRDGSADLHRIALKLAKSARILPAAILAELGDPASFARDHNLTLLPAVHTAAQLDLASPMNAVVSARLPLAVSEAGRLHVFRPADGGEEHYAVEIGRPARDKPVLARLHSACFTGDVLGSLKCDCGPQLHGALTQMGSEGAGILLYLNQEGRGIGLANKMRAYSLQDQGFDTVEANHRLGFEDDERDFRLGAELLQRLGFSQVRLLTNNPAKIAMMEKEGVAVVERVPLKVGENPFNKAYLATKAKKSGHLL
- a CDS encoding response regulator transcription factor, producing the protein MAQLKKILLVDDDDDLREALSEQLVMTEDFDVFEAGSGSDAMQKVKEGLFDLLILDVGLPDTDGRELCRLMRKQGVKSPVLMLTGHDTDADTILGLDSGANDYVTKPFKFPVLLARIRAQLRQHEQSEDAVFQLGPYSFRPAMKLLVTEDERKIRLTEKETNILKYLYRSADGVVARDVLLHEVWGYNAGVTTHTLETHIYRLRQKIEPDPSNARLLVTESGGYRLVA